GTGGTACACAAAATTCCTTATTTGGATCCATGTCAGTGGTTGGTGCTGTCATGGCCTGCTTAAAAATCCAATAGCATCACacaacgatcgcacgacctatgtgaccgcgcccttaatTTTTAGTGTTCATCGCTTGAATCAAATAAAGCAAATccaaactactagtacatggCTAACCTCTCCCCGCCTAGTCTCGTCTGCAGGCCGTGTTATGAGTGCCGTGTCCCCGATCACCACACAAGGGTCGTCCACGAACAGGCAGTCCGGCCGTTCCGGGTCCTGGGGGAGAACGGTGACATCCAGCCCGAGGTCGCGCATGGTCTGCACCAGGAGCCCCCACTCCGATTTGCACTTCTCCACATCCAAGGGTTCCTTCGGAAAAAGGGAATGCGAGTCTTTTTGCGAGAAGGCTTGAGAGAGGATAATACTGATAAAACGAGCACGTTAAAAAATCCACCCCACTTATCGAAATGAGTATTggtcctttccggtgtgagtagttcaaaacctacagtcccatgGTAGCACCTTAGAGGGCAACagtgtcgtattgaggtcaccgaatggcagctcgctccagacccttacaACTTAGCCCCGACTATTGTAAGCTCCTagctcgcaattcagcccccgGCTGTTTTAAATCTCTCAGGTCGCGACGTCTAAGGTATCTGTCAGGTCTAAAATGGTCAGGTATGAAAGATCAGACAAACAAGTGTATAGCTGAGAAATAATCAAAAGGAcaacaacaaagacaacaacTACCTTGGATGCCCGGCCGCCAGTGTATGAAGAGTTTGTGACACTATCTGACAATTCTCTCACTACTGCTCGCATGAAGTTAGGAAAGTTCCAGGTGTCAGCCATTTCGCTTGATTTTCTAGTTCGTCTTATAGTCTGTTGGCCCTTCTACTGAATAAAAAGGGGGCGAGGCTTTTGTTGTCTGGACTCTCAAGTTGTAAAACGGGTTTAGGAGGCGATGTTTGACCCATATTCATTTTATTACGTGATTTGTCTGTTGTCTGTTCGTGTCACAACACGGTAATCTATTAGAAAAATTGGGAATGAAATAGgaagatacgtcgatgaaggctcgacatccaggtaataagatacgccaaacatCAGTTACTCAAAGGACTGAAAATGATTCTGtaaacggttagacgtttcagatgaTATCCATTATTTTTCGTCGGTGACACTGGCGAAAGATGTATATTAGGAAAATACTGAAAAACAAGCCCTTTTTGTTATTCTTGGTTGATATTGCAACCAAGTGTTGTATTTCCGGTCTGTCAATTCTGACTTAACTGGTTTACATTGCAATGCAGTATAGGCGGCGCTGCTTACCATTGTTATTGCAACCATTGTTATTCAGTAGCAAACCGACCCGATCACGAAACTATTAGTTGTTAGGTTTTCATGAATGCACAAGAACTAATTCATAAGAAAGCTTCCGACGAACACTGGAATAAgaagactctttttacacaaacacagctttattttcagtgacgCTTTGTCGACCGTCTGTCCCCTTACTCGGGGTAGTTCTAAGGGTAATATTGACTGGTTCACgtggtactgcagctaggtgtcgctgcttacagatgcgatAACAAACGGAAGGTATTTACATATTCAGTGGTTGACGTACACTGAGGACAGTTTTGAATTCATGAAAATTTAATGAAAGATGTACATCTAAAAATAGAATgatgtgaaaaatatcatacatTTATAGGTATACAATGGATATATAACTGCATAGGATTGTATTTCATATAAAGATTGCATTTAGAATAGAAGTCAGATCTTAGTTGCACATCTATTTTCACTAATAGTACAGCATTTACAGTTATCAATCATAAATCTAttagatgtaaaaaagaaatcaCAAAACACAGCAGACTCTCTTAGCGATACACACTCTTCCTAAATTTACGTCTGTTGCCAATAACGCAAATGTGATGCTTgcaaaaatgttaacattttcatttcaaaatgacaagaaagagtggacctggtccgggcacgtagcccgcgacgatgatgatgatgatgagaaagaTTCCTATATACAGTGTTATTAAATGAGGGTTAATGGCAAAACATTAACAATATTGTGAAGATTTcaatattgcaaaaatacaGCAATGGCAGTGCTTGAATGCTTGTGCAAATTATTCCTATTCCAATTCCTTGGTGTAGGCTTTGGGCTGTAcgtaagtacatgtacgtactttcattatgtacatgtactctagaCTACGTCTTTTATATATAAAAAGATATACACAATCGAAATCTGTAGACACAGTAAAAGTTACATGTAAACATTAAAGATATTTCCTATCAAATTATGCATATTTGCAATGTTATTCGCCTGTAGACCATTTGTTTGATACAATGCAAGACAAAGACAGCCCATTCATAACTATTTCTTCCTATATAATATCCTCAAGTAAGTGATGAAAAAGTATCATGACAAATATATAGAAGTTCAATTAAAAGttaaatacattttatgcatATCTCTGGTTTGCATGGTTTTGCATAGTTGACATTTGAAAGCGACGGTCCCGAGTTTGTTCAGGTCACAAGGGTATAGAATGATTGTCAAGTTTTTGAACATTATTTCTAAACATTATTTCTAAACATTTCAACAACTGAAATATAACACTGCACCCCAACCTACGACTGCTTATTTGTCTAGCATGCTGACCAGGTCCGCCCTCCCCATGTCCTGTAGAATGGTCCTCAGGTTCTGCAGGGTGCAGGGTGTCGTCCTGTCATGGCGGGATGTTGTTCTATCatggcgcgctgttctctgccAGTGACGTAACACGATCTCCGCCGCGGGAAGGTTGTGTTGTGCGCTGCAGCTGTCAATCAGGAGGATGTCACCACTCGTCAGGCCTGTCAGCAGGGAAATACGCATCATATAAACGAATTTGATATTTCAACGCAATGAAAAATTTTTCAGGAATACAGGACGACAAGTTGTTTTTGGTCAAGTCGCAATACGAATTGCTAAATCATTATCGTAAATACAAATCTTTGTATGCTTTTCGCCATATGCATTAAGGCTCCAAAATGTATTGGCGCAGTACGAATTGTTATATGGAAAACAAGATGCAAAAAGCGCAACAACAATCATACGGTCTAcagctacaaactacaaaatcgATGTACAAAAGAAATCATACATTCACAATATCCGTCAGTCATGATACAATCAGGTAGGACTTATCATGGATTTTTTCTTTATAACAAAACTTTCAACATAAGTGTATCTCACCTAGTCTGTCAGCAAGGATCTTCCAGTTATTGTGTGTGTTGTAGAGCTCCAAACAGAGCTTAGAAAACCTGCGGTACGGGATGTCCAGGTTTCCCTCATCCACAATGACTTTCCTGAGCATCTGGTCGATCGTGGTAGCCACCTGTTTGTTATTTAAAGCGAAAGCTATTTAGTTAAAGCAAGATATTGACAAAGTCTGCATAGATCTATCTAAGTTCaatttttcgaaaaaaaaaatggtttcaaGACAAAACATTCAAACCCACGATGGCACAATGGAAATATAACCTTTTTGGTGAGGTAAAAAGAGCACATAGCATCAACTTTATTTCTTGACTTCTTAGGGCCTAAGATGCAATTTCATCTTTAATAGTTATCTAGATGCAGGGGATGCACTAGATTCATTAATTTGCATGTTAAGAACTCAAGTTTGCTTCACCAACCTCGTTTCCCTCCAGACTCATGGCCCTCAGTTCTGCTGCATCAACTCTCAGTCCCTCCCGGTTGGAGACCTGTCCTCCCCTAGAATCCTCCTTCACGGTAGCTTCCACCATCGTCCCCGTGATAGCACGGAACCCACTTTCTGACCGATGGCCTTCCCTGGAAGACGCTGATATGTAAGGATGATGTAGGTTATTGTTTTGCCCATTGGAAAGACGTTTTGTAGGATCCGTTGAACTGCCATTTTGCGTTGGTTCAGTTCCAGTACTATAGCTTATCATGTCCTCCAGTTGGGGGCAGTTTCTGGAGTTTAGTTGACGAGGTTGAGAGCGGAGGCTGTGAGGCTCTGTTGCGGTGGACCCGTCCAGACTCACGGACCCTCTGGCATCTGGGAACCTTTGCGTGTTGATTTCAGGAGAGCTTTGTCCTGTGCTTCTGGGAGTGGGTCTTGCAGTTTTGGGATCCGTGTTGTCATCTGCAGCTTGTGGACAAGTTGCCTCATTGTTGATGATGATCTGGTCAGGAAGACTGTTTGCAGATGTTGGCATCGCCACGTGCTTCGCTCCCTTACGGTGATCATGGCTGAACTTTGCAAGAGAGCTTTCTTGTTCTGCGTTTCTGAGGACGCGTCTCGCAGCGGAAGCAACTTTTGGATCCGTGTTGTCATCTGTAGCTTGTGGGTCTGTTACCTCATCGTTACGGGATGTCACCTCGTTCAGACAGAACATGTCGTCAGAAGGACTGTCCACGGGAGTTTGTGTCGCTGCGCTCCTCGCTAGTGTGTGACTACCGAGGTCGGGGATTTGTTGAAGTTTTGGTCTTTGCTTGGTCAGCAGTGGTCTCGTGGAgttgatgttgttttgttcttcCTCGTATGAGCTGCAAAGGGAGGAGGTTTGGACGGGAAGAACCAACGGGGGCTGAGCAATGTGTGTCCTTGTACCTGAAAAAGTAAAaccaaaattcattttcaatgtcTTTCAATAtgtttctttgatatcttgaaGACAATGCCAATAATCAATTATAAGCTTATTATCAACTTCAGTATGCATTTATCTTAATTTTGTAAAACTGATTAACATAAAGTTTCATAGGGCCAATTAAACGTCAGTGATAGAGACATATTCTAAACTTTCAATTATTTATGGTTTTCAATATGTCACTGTTTCTAAACATTTTCATCGACGAGTATGTCTTCATATTGCTTCGTTTCACAGCTATTCATATAAAGTTTCATGTGATAATTAGTATGGTTAAAATAATTTGTTATATTTTGAAATAGCAAATTGAAAAAGCAAGTCAATAATCCAACCCTGAATTGACAAAGATA
The sequence above is drawn from the Branchiostoma floridae strain S238N-H82 chromosome 17, Bfl_VNyyK, whole genome shotgun sequence genome and encodes:
- the LOC118405153 gene encoding N(G),N(G)-dimethylarginine dimethylaminohydrolase 1-like — translated: MADTWNFPNFMRAVVRELSDSVTNSSYTGGRASKEPLDVEKCKSEWGLLVQTMRDLGLDVTVLPQDPERPDCLFVDDPCVVIGDTALITRPADETRRGEVSHVLVVWICFI